The Pandoraea apista genomic interval ATCCCGGCCCTGGCTGATCGTGGCCGGCGTTGCCCTGCTCGGCCTCTTCGTCTTCGACGCGCTGCATCACATGCTGCGTCACGTGCATTACGACAACATCGTCGCCGCGATTCACGACACGCCTGTGACGCGTCTGGTGCTTGCCATGTTGGCAACCCTCGCGAGCTACGCGGCCCTCACCGGCTACGACATCTCCGGGCTTCGCTTTGCCGGGGCGACGGTGAAACGCTCGACGGTCGTGCTCACGTCGTTCATCGCCTACGCGTTGGGTAATTCCGTCGGGCTCGGCGTGCTCACCGGCGGCACCGTGCGCATGCGCATGTACGCCGCCGCCGGGATCGACGCCTCGAAGGTCGCGCACGCCGTGGCGTTCAACGCCGGGGCGTTCGGGCTGGGCATGACGGTGTTCGGCTCGCTCGGCATGTTGTGGGGCGCGTCGCGCGTCTCGGCGCTGGTGCCGATTCCGGCGTGGCTGTTGCAGGGCCTCGCCGTGTTGCTGCTCGCGGGGGCTGCCGCCTTCCTCGTGCTGTGCACCCGCAAGCGCTCGGTGTCGCTGTTCGGCCGCTGGGCGATTCCCCTGCCGCCGCTTCGTCTCGCGTTGCGCCAGTTGCTGATCTCTGCCGCCGATCTGGGCATGGCCGCCGCTGCGCTGTGGTGCCTGCTGCCGGCGGGCGTGGTGGATCTGCCGACCTTCGTCGTCTTCTATGCCATTGCCATGGCGCTCGGCGTGCTCAGTCATGTGCCGGGTGGCGTGGGCGTGTTCGAGGCCGTGATTCTGCTCGCAACGAACGGCCACGCGCCCATCAGTCAGGTGGCGGGGGCGCTGGTGCTCTATCGCGGGATCTATTACCTGTTGCCGCTGATGCTCGCGGCGTGCCTGCTCGCCGGGTTCGAGCTGCGCCAGGGGCCGGCGGCGCCGATCGGGCGCGCCGCCGTGCGGCTCTTCCCCGGGCTGCTGGCGGCGCTCACGCTGGTCGCCGGGGTGATGCTCCTGATCTCGGGGGTGACGCCCGCCACGCGCGACGCCGAAGACTTCCTGCGCAATCACGTGCCGCTGTTCCTGGTGGAGGTATCGCACTTGCTCGGCAGCGTGGCCGGGTTGGCGATGCTGTTCCTTGCGCGCGGGTTGTTGCACCGGCTCGATGCGGCGTGGTGGGGGTCGCTCGCGCTGACGATCGTTGCGGCGGTGCTGGCGATTCCGAAGGGCATCGCGTTGTCGGAGTGCTTTGTTCTGGCCGTGCTTGCCACGTTGCTGCTCGTCTCGCGCAAGCAGTTCGACCGGCGCTCGTCGCTCTTCACGCAGAAATTCGAGCCGGGCTGGATCATTGCGGTGCTCTCGGTGCTGGGCGCGTGTACGTGGCTGATGTTCATGTCGTACCGGCGCGTGGGCTACGCGAATCAGCTCTGGTGGCAGTTCACGTTCGACGGCGATGCGCCGCGCTCGATGCGCGCGCTGATGGTCGTGGCCGTGATCGGGCTGGGTCTCTCGTTGTGGCAACTGCTGCGTCAGTCGCCCGGCGCGATGGTGCCGGCGAGCGAAGAGGAACTGGCGCGGGCGAAGGCGATTATCCGCAAGCAACCGGCCGCCGACGCCTGCCTTGCGCTCATGGGCGACAAGAGCTTTCTGTTCTCGCCGTCGGGCAACGCTTTCATCATGTACGCGAAGCATCGTCGCTCGTGGGTGTCGCTCTCGGACCCGGTTGGCGATCAGAAGGAGTGGCCCGAACTGATCTGGCGGTTCATCGAACTGGCCGACGCGCATGGCGGGCGCGCCGCGTTCTACAAGACGCGTCCGCAGGCGTTGCCGTTGTATATCGACGCCGGATTGCGCGCCTACAAGCTCGGCGAGGAGGCGTTCGTCTCGCTGCCGGACTTCAGTCTGCAAGGCGCGCGTCGGGCGAATCTGCGGCATGGCGCCGCACGCGGCGAGCGCGAAGGACTGACGCTGGAGATCGTGCCGCCCGAGGCCGTTGCACCGCATCTCGCCGAAATGCGACGGGTCTCGGACGCGTGGCTCGCGCGTCAGCACACGCGCGAGAAGGGTTTCTCGCTTGGCGCATTCGACGATGCCTACGTTGTGCGGCAGCCGGTGGCGCTCGTGCGCCGTGAGGAGCGCCTCGTGGCTTTCGCCACGCTCATGTGTCCTGACGTGCAGCGCATCGAGGCGAGCGTCGACCTGATGCGGCAGGTGCCCGACGCGCCGCCGGGCACGATGGACTTCCTGTTCGCCAGGCTGATGCTGCATTTCAAGGCGCAGGGCTACCAACGTTTCGGCCTCGGTATGGCGCCGATGTCGGGGATGGAGACGCACCAGTTGGCGCCTCGCTGGCATCGCTTTGGCCGCATGATGTTTGCGCACGGGGCGCGCTTCTACAACTTCCGCGGGCTGCGCAGCTTCAAGGACAAATTCGATCCGCAGTGGGAGGCGCGTTATCTGATGACGCCGGGCGGCATCGCGCCGATGCTCACGCTCGCCGATGTGGCCGCGCTCGTGGGCGGTGGCTGGAAAGGGATGATTACGAAATGACAGGGCAGACGATGGTGACGCGCGGCGGGTCGAACGAAGCGCGCGTGGGATCGCGCAATCTCAAGCACGTCGGCGACACGCGGCGCTGGGGGCGTCGCGTCGCGGTGAGTGCGGCGGTGTGGGCCGTGACGATGACGCCGGTCGCCGTGCTGGCCCAGACGGCGACTTCGGCCCAACCGACGGAAGCCACGCCGGCAGCAGAAGCGACGCCGGCAGCGAAGGCAGCGGGGAATCGCCCCAACGTACTCAGGCCCGCTCCCAAGGCGGGTCCGGTTGCGCAGTCGCCCGCTGCGGCGTCGAGCGTGGCTTCCCCCGTGATGCCTCAGGCGGCGGCGGCTGCCGCCGGCGCGGCCGCGTTTAGAAGCGCGGGCGGCGCTGCGCCGGAGATCATGACGCATGGCCGCTTCGAGAACGTGCCCATCTTCCGGCCGCAGGGCGAGGCGAATGCGACGGTACTCTTCTTCTCGGACGACGATGGCTGGACACCGCGTGCGGAGCGCATGGCCCGCGCGCTTGCGGATACCGGCGCGCTGGTGGCCGGCATCGACACCGCGAGGTTGATGGCCAACTACACCAAGGACGACATTGCCTGCGTCTACGCCGCGGGCGATCTCGACAACTTCGGCAGATGGGTCGAGGCGGCGGTGAAGCTGCCGGGCTACACGCCGCCGATTCTCGTGGGCGACGGCGTGGGCGGCACGTTCGCCTACGCCATGCTCGCGCAGGCGGGCAACGACACGTTCTCGGGGGCGCTGTCGGTCGACTTCTGCCCGGTGTTGCCGATGTCCCGGCCGTTGTGCCAGGGCGAGGGCGTGCACTTCGGACGCGGCATCACGCACACGGCCGGCGGCGCGCCGATGCGGTTGCTGCCTGCTCCGGTCATGAGCGCACCGTGGATGACGATGGGGGGGCCGGTCAGTAGCCCGGTCGGTAGCGCTGCCGCGCGTGCGCCGCGTTGCTCCGATCGCGTTGCGCAGGAGTTCGCCGCGCGCACGCCGAATTCGACCTGGCTCGTCGGCGGGCTCGCGGGCAGTCTTGGCGCCGTGGATACCTCCGGCACGCCGACCGCCACGGGGGCACCGTCCACGCCTGTGCTGGCCGACTGGATGACGCAGTACAAGAACGCTTTCCGCCGCCTGAACGCCCATCACGTGGCGGGCACGGCCCGTCCGCCTGCCGCCGTGGCCGATCTGCCGGTCATCGAGGTGCCGGCCACGGGCAAGCCTGCCGCGAACCTGGCCGATACCTTCGCGATCCTGATGTCGGGCGATGGCGGCTGGGCCGGACTCGACCGCGACGTTGCCGGGGCGCTCTCCGCGCACGGCATCCCGGTGGTCGGCGTCGATTCGCTGCGTTACTTCTGGTCGGCGCGCACCCCGGCGTCCGGCGCG includes:
- the mprF gene encoding bifunctional lysylphosphatidylglycerol flippase/synthetase MprF — encoded protein: MTEPSRARPSRPADVSSPVPLPMAAGGPSAAASAAGGAGGNPPGPPPPPSPPPVEAAWLALPAPLRWLRRFPWSASRPWLIVAGVALLGLFVFDALHHMLRHVHYDNIVAAIHDTPVTRLVLAMLATLASYAALTGYDISGLRFAGATVKRSTVVLTSFIAYALGNSVGLGVLTGGTVRMRMYAAAGIDASKVAHAVAFNAGAFGLGMTVFGSLGMLWGASRVSALVPIPAWLLQGLAVLLLAGAAAFLVLCTRKRSVSLFGRWAIPLPPLRLALRQLLISAADLGMAAAALWCLLPAGVVDLPTFVVFYAIAMALGVLSHVPGGVGVFEAVILLATNGHAPISQVAGALVLYRGIYYLLPLMLAACLLAGFELRQGPAAPIGRAAVRLFPGLLAALTLVAGVMLLISGVTPATRDAEDFLRNHVPLFLVEVSHLLGSVAGLAMLFLARGLLHRLDAAWWGSLALTIVAAVLAIPKGIALSECFVLAVLATLLLVSRKQFDRRSSLFTQKFEPGWIIAVLSVLGACTWLMFMSYRRVGYANQLWWQFTFDGDAPRSMRALMVVAVIGLGLSLWQLLRQSPGAMVPASEEELARAKAIIRKQPAADACLALMGDKSFLFSPSGNAFIMYAKHRRSWVSLSDPVGDQKEWPELIWRFIELADAHGGRAAFYKTRPQALPLYIDAGLRAYKLGEEAFVSLPDFSLQGARRANLRHGAARGEREGLTLEIVPPEAVAPHLAEMRRVSDAWLARQHTREKGFSLGAFDDAYVVRQPVALVRREERLVAFATLMCPDVQRIEASVDLMRQVPDAPPGTMDFLFARLMLHFKAQGYQRFGLGMAPMSGMETHQLAPRWHRFGRMMFAHGARFYNFRGLRSFKDKFDPQWEARYLMTPGGIAPMLTLADVAALVGGGWKGMITK
- a CDS encoding virulence factor family protein, whose protein sequence is MTGQTMVTRGGSNEARVGSRNLKHVGDTRRWGRRVAVSAAVWAVTMTPVAVLAQTATSAQPTEATPAAEATPAAKAAGNRPNVLRPAPKAGPVAQSPAAASSVASPVMPQAAAAAAGAAAFRSAGGAAPEIMTHGRFENVPIFRPQGEANATVLFFSDDDGWTPRAERMARALADTGALVAGIDTARLMANYTKDDIACVYAAGDLDNFGRWVEAAVKLPGYTPPILVGDGVGGTFAYAMLAQAGNDTFSGALSVDFCPVLPMSRPLCQGEGVHFGRGITHTAGGAPMRLLPAPVMSAPWMTMGGPVSSPVGSAAARAPRCSDRVAQEFAARTPNSTWLVGGLAGSLGAVDTSGTPTATGAPSTPVLADWMTQYKNAFRRLNAHHVAGTARPPAAVADLPVIEVPATGKPAANLADTFAILMSGDGGWAGLDRDVAGALSAHGIPVVGVDSLRYFWSARTPASGALDIDRLMRFYQTRWSKKRVILIGYSQGADVLPFMVNRLPPMARERVGLLVLMGLGQKADFEFRMTNWVMSSQNGLPIRPEVERLPDGMAMCVYGADEDDSNCPGLDPRRVQVVKMPGGHHFDGNYTGLADVILQGLAKR